One segment of Ureibacillus thermophilus DNA contains the following:
- the gerD gene encoding spore germination lipoprotein GerD, which yields MKNPLFNRLLTITFLLLLLASCSDATTAQPSYEEVKKIVVDAIQTEEGKKAIRQLLEDPSFRELVVLEHNEVETAINNSLMSEHAQEFWRKTFEDPKFKESMAKSMKDQQTEIMKQLMKDASFQQELITFFGQPDMKKELESILKSAELRKEIEKVVMETIESPLLQTKWQELIKKSGESGGSKENEKEKDSSGGQGQSDGGDM from the coding sequence GTGAAAAATCCCCTGTTTAATCGATTGCTAACCATAACATTCCTATTGTTGTTGCTCGCTAGTTGTTCCGATGCTACGACTGCCCAACCTTCTTATGAAGAAGTGAAGAAGATTGTTGTTGATGCCATTCAAACGGAAGAAGGGAAAAAAGCAATTCGACAATTATTGGAAGACCCTAGTTTTAGGGAGCTGGTGGTACTGGAGCACAATGAAGTAGAAACAGCCATCAATAATTCACTGATGTCAGAACATGCTCAAGAATTTTGGAGAAAAACCTTCGAAGATCCAAAATTTAAAGAATCCATGGCAAAAAGCATGAAAGATCAGCAAACCGAAATTATGAAGCAGTTAATGAAAGATGCATCCTTTCAACAAGAGTTAATTACATTTTTTGGACAACCGGATATGAAAAAAGAATTGGAATCCATCTTAAAGAGTGCTGAGCTGAGAAAAGAAATTGAAAAAGTGGTCATGGAAACAATTGAGAGTCCATTACTCCAAACAAAATGGCAAGAGTTGATTAAGAAGAGTGGAGAATCTGGAGGTTCAAAGGAAAACGAAAAGGAAAAAGATTCTAGCGGAGGACAAGGACAATCAGATGGTGGAGATATGTAG
- a CDS encoding KinB-signaling pathway activation protein — protein sequence MTIRNWFKFFLMCMLIGGVVTGVAGIIIRWNFFSEYLSNGEIGEFIAAFLWMIMLGFTMSVISQAGFFAYLTIHQIGVGVFRTLTLWNWVQVLLMIVVVGDLIIFRFAPAAENAKDWLFYIGLLILLIFGAIATAIKKVQLTGKKHILISAMFFMIVITSLEWIIPLMGRQGNIDTYVALLLFPLVAVNAYQLLALPKYNKKSDEDRKKLEERKIARKQEKTAMKNAAK from the coding sequence GTGACAATACGAAATTGGTTTAAATTTTTCTTGATGTGTATGCTGATCGGCGGTGTCGTCACAGGAGTGGCAGGCATCATTATTCGTTGGAATTTTTTCAGTGAATACTTATCAAATGGAGAAATAGGAGAGTTTATCGCCGCCTTTCTTTGGATGATAATGTTGGGTTTCACAATGAGCGTCATTTCCCAAGCAGGATTCTTTGCTTACTTAACAATCCACCAAATCGGGGTGGGCGTTTTTAGAACGTTAACTTTATGGAACTGGGTACAAGTCCTATTGATGATTGTTGTGGTAGGAGATTTAATTATTTTCCGTTTTGCTCCAGCTGCTGAAAATGCAAAAGATTGGCTGTTTTATATAGGTTTACTCATATTATTAATTTTTGGGGCTATTGCCACGGCAATTAAGAAGGTACAGTTAACAGGGAAAAAGCATATTTTAATATCAGCCATGTTCTTTATGATTGTAATTACTAGCTTAGAGTGGATTATTCCTCTGATGGGACGCCAAGGCAATATTGATACATATGTCGCTTTGCTGTTGTTCCCGCTAGTAGCCGTAAACGCTTATCAACTGTTAGCTTTACCAAAATACAATAAAAAATCCGATGAAGACCGCAAAAAGTTAGAAGAACGCAAAATAGCCAGAAAACAGGAAAAAACCGCAATGAAAAATGCAGCAAAATAA
- the cwlD gene encoding N-acetylmuramoyl-L-alanine amidase CwlD, with amino-acid sequence MKRWIALIVILLCCFLVVMYETSASDNRFFLPEPLGGVKIVVDAGHGGIDGGASAENVVEKDITLAIAKKVERKLKRLGAEVVMTRTTDGDVLSEHAPSEEFSTLRERKKQDIFLREQIVKESNPDIFITIHANAIPGEKWRGAQVFYHKEGHPNSELLAKSIQSSIRDNLQNTDREALAIKQIYLLKKAEVPAVLVETGFLSNPEERSLLSDEKYQEKMADAIVSGIEKYANLEIE; translated from the coding sequence TTGAAACGATGGATTGCACTAATTGTGATTTTGCTCTGCTGTTTTTTAGTGGTTATGTATGAGACAAGCGCATCCGACAATCGATTTTTCCTTCCGGAGCCGCTTGGTGGGGTGAAAATCGTTGTGGATGCAGGCCATGGTGGGATTGATGGGGGAGCATCGGCAGAAAATGTAGTAGAAAAAGATATTACACTAGCGATTGCGAAAAAAGTGGAAAGAAAATTAAAACGATTGGGTGCGGAAGTAGTTATGACAAGAACAACGGATGGAGACGTACTTTCAGAACATGCGCCAAGTGAAGAATTTTCCACTTTAAGAGAAAGAAAAAAACAAGACATCTTTTTGAGGGAACAAATTGTAAAAGAAAGCAATCCTGATATTTTCATCACCATCCACGCAAATGCTATTCCAGGAGAAAAATGGAGAGGCGCACAAGTGTTTTACCACAAAGAAGGTCATCCAAACAGCGAGCTGCTTGCAAAATCCATTCAATCTTCTATAAGAGATAACTTACAAAATACAGATCGGGAAGCTTTGGCCATTAAACAAATTTATCTATTGAAAAAAGCAGAGGTTCCAGCAGTACTTGTGGAAACAGGATTTTTGAGCAATCCTGAAGAAAGATCTCTATTATCAGATGAAAAATACCAAGAAAAAATGGCAGATGCAATTGTAAGCGGTATTGAAAAGTATGCAAATTTGGAGATTGAATAA
- a CDS encoding Mrp/NBP35 family ATP-binding protein, with protein sequence MINEQQVREIVGQLEDPFLHRPLKDTNGIVNVSIKEEKNHVSVKVAIAKTNTPEQLQLQMKIVEKLKEAGVSTVGIRFEELPADVIESFRGKATESETHDILSPLSTVKVIAIASGKGGVGKSTVSVNLAVSLARLGKKVGLIDADIYGFSVPDMMGIEEMPTVKNERIYPVERKGVKVISMGFFVENNAPIIWRGPMLGKVLDQFFRDVEWGDIDYLLLDLPPGTGDVALDVHQALPTSKEIIVTTPHPTAAFVAARAGAMAVQTNHEVLGVIENMSWYESKTGEREYVFGKGGGKKLAEELRTDLLGQIPLGQPDWNNEDFAPSIYEPDHPTGKIYMDIAQKVIDKLEQ encoded by the coding sequence GTGATTAATGAACAACAAGTTCGCGAAATTGTAGGACAACTTGAAGATCCGTTTTTACATAGACCATTAAAAGATACAAACGGTATTGTTAATGTATCAATAAAAGAAGAAAAAAATCATGTAAGCGTTAAAGTAGCAATTGCCAAAACGAATACACCAGAACAATTACAATTGCAGATGAAAATCGTTGAAAAATTAAAAGAAGCCGGTGTTTCCACAGTAGGCATTCGATTTGAAGAATTGCCAGCTGATGTAATTGAAAGTTTCCGTGGAAAAGCGACAGAATCGGAAACTCATGATATTTTATCACCTTTATCCACAGTAAAAGTCATTGCCATTGCATCAGGGAAAGGTGGAGTAGGAAAATCTACCGTATCTGTCAATTTAGCGGTGTCTTTAGCCCGTTTAGGTAAAAAGGTGGGCTTAATTGATGCAGATATTTACGGTTTCAGTGTTCCTGATATGATGGGAATTGAAGAAATGCCGACTGTCAAAAATGAGCGAATTTATCCTGTGGAACGCAAAGGAGTAAAAGTCATTTCCATGGGATTTTTCGTGGAAAATAACGCACCGATTATTTGGCGCGGTCCAATGCTTGGAAAAGTACTAGATCAATTCTTCCGCGATGTCGAGTGGGGAGATATTGACTATTTGCTACTTGATTTGCCGCCTGGAACTGGTGATGTTGCGTTAGATGTTCACCAAGCATTGCCAACTTCAAAAGAAATTATTGTCACAACTCCACATCCAACAGCGGCATTTGTAGCAGCGCGGGCAGGAGCAATGGCTGTTCAAACAAACCATGAAGTGCTTGGCGTCATTGAAAATATGTCTTGGTATGAATCCAAAACTGGCGAGCGGGAATATGTCTTTGGCAAAGGCGGCGGCAAAAAACTTGCGGAAGAATTGCGCACGGATTTATTAGGTCAAATTCCTCTAGGACAACCGGATTGGAATAATGAGGATTTTGCTCCATCTATTTACGAACCAGACCATCCAACAGGCAAAATTTATATGGATATTGCTCAAAAAGTAATTGATAAATTGGAACAATAA